In Hemicordylus capensis ecotype Gifberg chromosome 3, rHemCap1.1.pri, whole genome shotgun sequence, one DNA window encodes the following:
- the LOC128350988 gene encoding uncharacterized protein LOC128350988, which yields MVRLCTYHQKHFVRVLNDICTEVQPVSESQQLPGPENMDVSMCSSGCSQYRTESQETGTSCSESKLPSSLDPEQSGPHGSLRILCHALKQAVDLKSTDRRENCSPVVRREFPELPSIRTSSSNPRDSPTQGYLTASNSHYSAKSLEGQTPGTEQEMGVRKAEDDKDQVQSRALLGGYIAVKASNVNTSEDSLEGRLGTQKNPFKAFPEETREPGFSVSSPRRADKENSLHQDTEMNDQEVRPKADNHLQASGKSKGSYHMHPVDKAHLENAKDSWLPASPMPVVHHKTTNGHSRAKSISTSGKSTRKSKRSSGLRINDYDNQCDVVYISQPITECHFESKRALSSKKTARKSTRGYYYNGECCELPTVRTLAKTCHVQESGSTLAPRPPEVPASPSQGATLPCNSCLAAAPAVSGDSDKTSSLVALSQVDPSNTNTQETAEACPAESSPPEAVFLKEKETSAAEAPTAAPYPLPCPALNVEEGSLSVSSLQTAVVSPPQLSEEELQGKTETDSAPQAGSSMDSCKSSELNEARDSTVDPVVVSVPQAVNDEKGSVFLEKETTPEPSVFIDQEPPGTMDLLPSEGPSASMDLLPPLEETAAGVDLPLSVEPPADADPPPLSPIDLAEPQAQPPPCDSPDSSVALPAELPSNLVSVCPVELVATSRAASPVVRPASVMPEPPAHIDLEPSEAPSIESLVTVPDKLDLELPQPLSNSDISEFPDSLQCDCANESINTEPSPEGTQGREENQPEISYTVLPIADIYENGEGESVNDSGQMTEGGDIDSKAPAVPNMSETGSEVAASSKVQSDKKRKREKKLQVASDRCLRSQQTMFPTEDSPEQSGSSTSLQLPQLQIKLSKSPGTKRFKREVHYDRAASVHVASDSFHKTLLNNIGETLEGEPKQQPDEGNDITMKQTCKTLLAKETAVKEGQNGGVNKSKPGTMLEICLETNSEKRSVHVPVGTSDEGEKQTDSNPEAPENSDSTVDVTEELHTQQGTSSPPCAGSMNASKQPPPPEQAVKYKKPALQFYNLRHTPAQTPVTVVPKNSSGNEIIKGDPNVTEQQNAENEDPIGFSSMELLSDNKPKFVEWCAEEENQELITNFNTQYMKVQKGWIQLEKETQPAPKVKNKSDKLKEIWKSKKRTRKLKGSTEVQKLSPVQMLFMKPFDISSICNWFMETTETKSLVIVKKLNTRLPGDIPLIKLPLQKGCSSGIYPSSLQAERLKKHLKKFAAMTPAKNTIKTQRLWARLRESPEEMEPEEAPSPKRTPPSEVSVEHGIEAKKAQAPPSAPVQTSSRILRKYSNLRGKLHGQHRVVKQEKSDCVTKHPAAETKPSSKSMCIKPLMSPKLAQQVKTASLPTKSTPAEKGGKGKKGKARVQEETSSKGNPQSSKKKTPNESSRAQGQANTVSKDRAPLKKASKLKHAEAPAPRKPVAVERSNKQASLKEKAKKSTDSRLGKRKPPTPKGKVKTRPKATLPSRQGAGLARPPKQKVVRDSSNKSPKVTAKKASSGKALTRSMKRIQENKAQSKRKLRAKKDSSPSKRSRLDSK from the coding sequence ATGGTCAGACTGTGCACATACCACCAGAAGCACTTCGTCCGTGTCCTGAACGATATATGCACTGAAGTACAGCCAGTCAGCGAGAGCCAGCAGTTACCTGGGCCTGAAAACATGGATGTGTCCATGTGTAGTTCAGGCTGCAGCCAGTATCGCACTGAGAGCCAGGAGACTGGGACTTCTTGCTCTGAATCAAAGCTCCCTTCTTCCCTGGACCCAGAACAATCAGGGCCTCATGGCTCTCTGCGCATACTATGCCATGCCCTGAAGCAGGCTGTGGATCTGAAGTCTACAGACAGAAGAGAAAACTGCAGCCCTGTTGTCCGAAGAGAATTCCCTGAGCTTCCTAGCATTAGAACAAGTTCTTCAAATCCCAGGGATAGTCCCACTCAAGGATACCTCACTGCCTCCAACTCCCATTACTCTGCTAAAAGCCTGGAAGGGCAAACCCCTGGGACTGAGCAAGAGATGGGGGTCAGGAAGGCTGAGGATGACAAAGATCAGGTGCAAAGTAGAGCTTTGCTAGGAGGTTATATTGCTGTGAAAGCATCAAATGTCAATACTAGTGAGGATAGTCTGGAGGGGCGCTTGGGCACTCAGAAGAACCCTTTCAAAGCTTTCCCAGAGGAGACCCGAGAGCCAGGTTTCTCAGTGAGCTCCCCTCGGAGAGCAGACAAAGAGAACTCTTTGCACCAGGATACCGAAATGAATGACCAAGAAGTGAGACCGAAGGCAGACAACCACCTCCAGGCTTCAGGAAAGAGCAAGGGGAGCTACCACATGCATCCTGTTGACAAGGCTCATCTGGAGAATGCCAAAGACAGTTGGCTGCCTGCTAGCCCCATGCCAGTTGTACATCACAAAACCACCAATGGACACTCCAGGGCTAAGAGCATTTCCACCTCTGGCAAAAGCACACGTAAGAGCAAAAGGTCTTCGGGGCTAAGAATAAATGACTATGACAACCAATGTGATGTTGTTTATATCAGCCAACCAATTACGGAGTGCCACTTTGAGAGCAAGAGGGCATTGTCATCCAAGAAAACAGCAAGGAAGAGTACACGTGGGTACTACTACAATGGCGAGTGTTGTGAGCTCCCCACAGTTCGCACCTTGGCCAAGACTTGCCATGTACAGGAGAGTGGGAGCACCCTGGCACCAAGGCCGCCTGAGGTCCCAGCAAGCCCTAGTCAAGGGGCAACTCTTCCGTGTAACAGCTgcttggcagcagctccagctgTGAGTGGGGATAGTGACAAAACATCTTCCCTTGTGGCCCTCTCTCAAGTAGATCCCTCCAACACAAACACTCAGGAGACCGCTGAGGCATGTCCAGCTGAGAGCAGTCCTCCTGAGGCCGTTTTcttgaaagagaaagaaacaagtGCTGCTGAAGCACCCACAGCGGCTCCCTACCCccttccctgccctgccttgAATGTGGAGGAAGGCAGTTTGTCTGTTTCTTCCCTCCAGACCGCTGTGGTCTCTCCCCCACAGCTGAGTGAAGAAGAGCTTCAGGGCAAAACTGAAACGGACAGTGCACCACAGGCGGGTAGCAGCATGGACTCTTGTAAGAGTAGCGAACTTAATGAAGCCCGTGACAGTACAGTGGATCCTGTAGTGGTGTCAGTCCCACAAGCTGTTAATGATGAAAAGGGCTCTGTGTTCTTGGAGAAAGAGACTACTCCAGAGCCTTCCGTTTTTATAGACCAGGAGCCTCCTGGCACCATGGACCTGCTGCCGTCTGAAGGGCCTTCAGCCAGCATGGACTTGCTGCCTCCACTGGAGGAGACTGCTGCTGGTGTAGACTTGCCACTGTCTGTGGAACCCCCTGCTGATGCGGatcccccaccactttcccctatAGATTTGGCAGAGCCCCAAGCACAGCCTCCTCCCTGTGACAGTCCAGACTCTTCCGTGGCCCTCCCTGCAGAGCTCCCCTCTAACCTGGTCTCTGTGTGTCCTGTGGAGCTTGTTGCCACCTCAAGGGCAGCCTCCCCTGTGGTCCGTCCTGCCAGTGTGATGCCCGAGCCTCCTGCCCATATTGACCTAGAGCCCTCAGAGGCTCCATCTATAGAATCTCTAGTGACGGTCCCTGACAAGCTGGATCTGGAGCTTCCCCAGCCTCTTTCCAATTCGGACATTTCCGAATTCCCCGATAGTTTGCAATGTGACTGTGCAAATGAAAGCATTAATACCGAACCTAGTCCTGAGGGGACTCAGGGCAGGGAGGAAAACCAGCCTGAGATAAGTTATACTGTGTTGCCTATTGCAGATATTTATGAAAATGGGGAAGGAGAAAGTGTAAATGATAGTGGCCAAATGACTGAGGGAGGGGACATTGATAGCAAAGCCCCAGCAGTGCCCAACATGTCAGAAACAGGAAGTGAGGTGGCAGCTTCTTCCAAAGTACAGTCAGACAAAAAgcgaaagagggagaaaaagcttCAAGTTGCATCTGATCGCTGTCTTCGAAGCCAGCAAACCATGTTCCCCACAGAAGACAGTCCTGAGCAGTCTGGCTCTTCCACTTCTCTGCAGCTTCCTCAACTTCAGATCAAACTTTCTAAAAGTCCTGGTACTAAGCGCTTTAAGAGGGAAGTGCATTATGATAGGGCAGCATCTGTGCATGTTGCAAGTGACTCTTTCCACAAAACactgttaaacaacattggagaaacTCTTGAGGGAGAGCCTAAGCAGCAGCCAGATGAAGGAAATGACATCACAATGAAGCAGACCTGTAAAACCTTGTTGGCAAAGGAGACTGCAGTAAAGGAAGGCCAGAATGGAGGAGTCAATAAGAGTAAGCCGGGGACAATGCTTGAAATCTGTTTAGAGACTAATTCTGAAAAGAGAAGTGTTCATGTTCCGGTAGGAACCTCTGATGAGGGTGAAAAGCAGACAGATTCGAATCCAGAAGCTCCAGAGAACTCTGACAGCACTGTGGATGTTACAGAAGAGTTGCACACCCAGCAAGGGACTAGTTCTCCACCTTGTGCTGGTAGCATGAATGCAAgcaagcaaccaccaccacctgaacAGGCTGTAAAATACAAGAAGCCAGCCCTCCAGTTCTACAACTTGAGGCACACTCCTGCCCAGACCCCTGTGACTGTTGTCCCAAAAAATAGTTCAGGGAATGAAATTATTAAAGGAGACCCGAATGTTACAGAACAACAAAATGCAGAGAATGAAGACCCCATTGGCTTCAGCAGCATGGAGTTGTTGTCTGATAACAAGCCCAAATTTGTGGAATGGTGCGCTGAGGAAGAGAATCAAGAACTCATCACTAACTTTAATACTCAGTACATGAAGGTTCAGAAAGGGTGGATTCAGCTGGAGAAGGAGACCCAGCCAGCTCCAAAGGTCAAAAATAAGTCTGACAAGCTGAAAGAGATCTGGAAAAGCAAGAAGAGGACTCGGAAGTTAAAAGGGTCCACTGAAGTCCAGAAGCTCTCCCCTGTTCAGATGCTGTTCATGAAGCCATTTGACATATCCAGTATCTGCAACTGGTTTATGGAGACCACTGAAACCAAGTCTCTGGTCATTGTGAAGAAGCTGAACACGCGTCTTCCGGGAGACATCCCTCTCATCAAGCTCCCACTCCAGAAGGGCTGCTCTTCTGGCATCTATCCCAGCTCACTCCAAGCTGAACGTCTGAAGAAGCACCTGAAGAAGTTTGCTGCTATGACCCCAGCAAAAAACACCATAAAGACCCAAAGGCTGTGGGCTAGGCTTCGAGAGAGCCCTGAGGAAATGGAGCCAGAAGAAGCCCCCAGCCCAAAGCGGACACCCCCCTCTGAAGTAAGTGTGGAACATGGTATTGAAGCCAAGAAAGCCCAAGCCCCGCCTAGTGCCCCAGTGCAGACCAGCTCACGGATCCTGAGGAAGTACTCTAACTTGCGAGGCAAACTTCATGGCCAGCACAGAGTGGTCAAGCAGGAGAAGAGTGACTGTGTGACAAAGCATCCTGCAGCTGAGACCAAGCCAAGCAGCAAGAGCATGTGCATTAAGCCACTGATGTCTCCCAAGCTAGCCCAGCAGGTCAAAACTGCCTCACTTCCTACTAAATCCACTCCAGCTgaaaagggaggaaaggggaagaaggGGAAAGCCCGGGTGCAGGAGGAAACCTCATCTAAAGGCAATCCTCAGTCAAGCAAAAAGAAGACACCGAACGAGAGCAGCAGGGCCCAGGGGCAGGCGAACACGGTGAGCAAAGACCGAGCCCCTCTTAAGAAAGCCAGTAAATTGAAGCACGCTGAAGCTCCTGCTCCCAGGAAGCCGGTGGCTGTCGAGAGAAGCAATAAGCAGGCATCTctgaaagagaaagcaaaaaagTCTACTGACTCCCGACTTGGGAAGAGGAAGCCCCCCACACCGAAGGGGAAAGTGAAAACCAGACCCAAGGCCACCCTGCCTTCCAGGCAAGGAGCGGGTCTTGCCAGACCTCCCAAACAGAAAGTGGTACGAGACTCTTCCAATAAGTCTCCTAAAGTGACTGCTAAAAAGGCAAGTAGTGGGAAAGCTCTGACTAGATCAATGAAGCGAATTCAGGAGAACAAAGCCCAGagcaaaagaaagctgagggCAAAAAAGGACTCTTCACCCAGCAAGCGCAGTAGGCTGGATTCAAAGTAG